In the Ornithinimicrobium pratense genome, CCCATGGAGTGCAGCTGAGCGACGTCGCCGCCGAAAAGGTCAGGAGCCTGCTCGCGCAGGAGGGCCGCGACGACCTGCGCCTGCGCATCGGCGTGCAGCCCGGTGGCTGCTCCGGCCTGATCTACCAGCTCTACTTCGACGAGCGCAGCCTGGACGGCGACCTGGTCGCCGAGTTCGGCGGCGTCGAGGTCGTCGTGGACCGGATGAGCGCCCCCTACCTGGACGGCGCCTCGATCGACTTCGCCGACACGATCGAGAAGCAGGGCTTCACGATCGACAACCCCAACGCCGGGTCCTCCTGCGCCTGCGGCGACAGCTTCAGCTGATCCTGCGGTACGGGCCCCACGGGCGCCCGTCCGCAGAGCGCAACCAGCTCCAGGGCCCGACCGGCCGCGGCACCATCCGCGCCCGTTACTGGTCGGGCCCTGGCGCGTCCCGGGTGCATGATGGTCGGTATGCCGACCCCGCCGCCCCGCACCGCATGGCGCCTGAGTGCCGAGGGCGCCCGGGCCGGGGAGGACCTGGTCGGGATCGGGGCCGACCTCGCGCCCGGCACGGTGCTGGAGGCTTACCGGGAGGGGATCTTCCCGATGGGGGTCGGCGTGGGCGGGGGACCGCCGCTGGGCTGGTGGTCTCCGGATCCGCGGGGAATCCTGCTGCCCGGTGACCTGCACGTCAGCCGCTCGCTGCGGCGCTCCGTCGGACGCTTCGAGACCACACTGGACACGGCCTTCCGGGACGTGGTCGAGGCCTGCGCCGACCCGGCCCGGGCGGGGGCCTGGATCACCCCCGAGGTCGCCGAGGCCTACATCGAGCTGCACCGGCTCGGGTGGGCGCACTCGGTGGAGGTCTGGCGGGAGGGGGAGCTGGCCGGCGGCCTGTACGGCCTGGCCGTCGGGCGCCTGTTCGCCGCCGAGTCCAAGTTCCACCGCGCCACCGACGCCTCCAAGGTGGCTCTCGTCCGCCTGGTCGAGGTCCTCTCCGAGGACGCCGAGCCCTGGGTCCTGGACGTCCAGTGGAGCACCCCCCACCTGGCCCGGCTGGGGGTCCGGGAGGTGGGCCGCACCACCTACCTGGAGCTGGTGCGTCGGCTGCGGTCTCGACCCCTGCCCAGCCGGTGGCGCGCCGGACCGACCTAAGCCGTGCCCCGCGTGCCAGAATCATCGAGTGCTGGAGGTATGGTTCTGCACAGTCATGCCCGGGAGCCCGAGAAGTGTGAGGTGTATCAGTGCGACGGCTTGAGCAGAAACAACGTCGTCCGGTCGGCAGGCGGTGGGGACTGGCCGCGGTCGCGGTAGCCGGTGCGCTGCTGCTCACCGGTTGCGGTGAGCAGCT is a window encoding:
- a CDS encoding HesB/IscA family protein encodes the protein MTDIQSTATHGVQLSDVAAEKVRSLLAQEGRDDLRLRIGVQPGGCSGLIYQLYFDERSLDGDLVAEFGGVEVVVDRMSAPYLDGASIDFADTIEKQGFTIDNPNAGSSCACGDSFS
- the aat gene encoding leucyl/phenylalanyl-tRNA--protein transferase: MPTPPPRTAWRLSAEGARAGEDLVGIGADLAPGTVLEAYREGIFPMGVGVGGGPPLGWWSPDPRGILLPGDLHVSRSLRRSVGRFETTLDTAFRDVVEACADPARAGAWITPEVAEAYIELHRLGWAHSVEVWREGELAGGLYGLAVGRLFAAESKFHRATDASKVALVRLVEVLSEDAEPWVLDVQWSTPHLARLGVREVGRTTYLELVRRLRSRPLPSRWRAGPT